Proteins encoded by one window of uncultured Cohaesibacter sp.:
- a CDS encoding LacI family DNA-binding transcriptional regulator, whose translation MTTQRSDVNKAKSKKQSAMPTMSDVAKLAGVSQMTVSRVMRGTDYISDDVQRRVQQAALELGYVHNRFKSGMDGYGNPLVGVIVPHLQNRVFTEIFTGINDRLAQEGIRPVFGVSEYSTETEEKIVYDLLSWRPRGLILTGLEHSPAVRQIIKQTGVRVAEVMDTDGDPISACFGVSHYSAGEEMARHMIDRGYRKFGYMASQGGRDLRGNKRFEAFANYVHSAGGQIIEKRIADKGSSIKLGAQLAADMLGQSKRPEAIYCSNDDLAAGVLIHCMTNSIAMPDDVALAGFNGLSFLEAFPLRVTTTETPRYEMGYAAANYIVSSSEEGETDATVAFKQKIVIGDTT comes from the coding sequence ATGACCACGCAAAGAAGCGATGTCAATAAAGCCAAGAGCAAGAAGCAGAGCGCGATGCCTACAATGAGCGATGTTGCAAAGCTAGCAGGAGTTAGCCAGATGACCGTGTCACGTGTGATGCGCGGAACTGACTATATCTCCGATGACGTTCAGCGGAGAGTTCAACAAGCAGCACTTGAGCTTGGTTACGTGCACAACCGATTCAAGAGTGGCATGGATGGTTACGGCAACCCGTTGGTCGGGGTCATCGTACCTCACTTGCAGAACCGGGTATTCACCGAAATCTTCACAGGCATCAATGATCGACTGGCGCAGGAAGGGATTAGACCGGTTTTCGGTGTGTCCGAATATTCGACCGAGACCGAGGAGAAAATCGTCTACGACCTGCTTTCCTGGCGCCCGCGCGGCCTGATTCTGACCGGTCTCGAGCATTCTCCTGCCGTTCGGCAGATCATCAAGCAGACAGGGGTGAGGGTCGCTGAAGTCATGGACACTGACGGCGACCCGATTTCGGCTTGTTTCGGCGTTTCGCATTACAGTGCCGGCGAAGAAATGGCGCGCCACATGATTGATCGCGGTTACCGAAAATTTGGTTATATGGCAAGTCAGGGAGGGCGAGATCTCCGCGGCAACAAACGCTTTGAAGCCTTCGCAAACTATGTCCATAGTGCCGGTGGGCAGATTATCGAAAAGCGCATCGCTGACAAAGGATCCTCAATCAAGCTCGGGGCTCAATTGGCGGCAGACATGCTCGGCCAATCGAAGCGCCCCGAGGCAATTTATTGCTCCAATGATGACCTTGCCGCGGGCGTTCTGATCCATTGCATGACAAACTCGATTGCCATGCCTGATGATGTCGCATTGGCAGGCTTTAACGGATTGTCATTTCTGGAAGCTTTCCCCCTTCGTGTGACGACAACAGAAACACCTCGTTATGAGATGGGCTATGCGGCTGCCAACTATATCGTTTCTTCATCGGAAGAAGGTGAAACGGATGCAACAGTAGCCTTCAAACAGAAAATAGTGATCGGTGATACGACGTGA
- the otnK gene encoding 3-oxo-tetronate kinase encodes MIADDFTGASDIANTLAKGIPLEGGLRTALFSGVPSHPIDVGIEAGVVALKTRSEPVADAIADSLKALEWLQSQGARQIIFKYCSTFDSTPQGNIGPVTEALANALGADGVVICPAFPAAGRTVYQGNLFVFDRLLSESGMEKHPLTPMTDPDLRRWLSHQVTEAVGLIQYQTVALGAYEIAKALREQFASGNRYSIVDTLSERDLLAIGSAVADEKLVTGGSGIAIGLPHNFIAKNFAIGTAAQSPEITGPEIILVGSCSRATLGQIACHAENHPVLELDVESIICGTLLVERILEFAKEHAGQAPLVYSSGTPEEVSAVQQKYGREKASAALDAFFSDCARGLIEAGCRRMVVAGGETSGAVAKAVCTLLGTEALHIGKEIDPGVPLLVAEGRFRLAMALKSGNFGSREFFDKALKMMQANNA; translated from the coding sequence GTGATTGCGGATGACTTCACCGGCGCAAGCGACATTGCAAACACCTTGGCAAAGGGCATCCCACTGGAGGGCGGATTGAGAACGGCCCTTTTCTCCGGAGTGCCAAGCCACCCGATCGATGTGGGAATCGAGGCCGGCGTCGTCGCTCTAAAGACCCGATCCGAGCCCGTAGCCGATGCAATCGCCGACTCTCTGAAGGCGCTCGAATGGCTGCAATCGCAAGGTGCCCGACAGATTATTTTTAAATATTGCTCCACCTTCGATTCCACTCCGCAAGGGAATATTGGACCCGTAACAGAAGCACTTGCCAACGCACTTGGCGCTGACGGCGTCGTCATATGCCCAGCCTTCCCCGCCGCTGGAAGAACAGTTTATCAAGGAAATCTTTTTGTTTTTGATCGCCTTTTAAGTGAGAGCGGAATGGAAAAACATCCGCTCACTCCGATGACAGATCCAGATTTGCGCCGGTGGCTTTCGCATCAAGTGACCGAGGCCGTAGGGCTGATTCAGTATCAGACCGTTGCTTTGGGCGCTTATGAAATCGCAAAGGCGCTTAGAGAGCAGTTTGCGTCTGGAAATCGCTATTCTATTGTCGATACCTTGAGCGAGCGAGATCTTCTTGCAATCGGAAGCGCTGTTGCAGATGAAAAGCTGGTTACAGGCGGATCCGGTATCGCCATCGGGCTGCCTCACAATTTTATTGCGAAGAATTTCGCGATAGGAACTGCAGCCCAGTCACCTGAAATCACGGGACCTGAAATCATTCTTGTTGGCTCCTGTTCCAGGGCAACTCTGGGACAAATTGCTTGCCACGCAGAAAACCATCCTGTGCTTGAACTGGATGTCGAGAGCATTATTTGCGGCACCTTGCTGGTCGAACGGATCCTGGAATTCGCAAAAGAGCATGCTGGCCAAGCTCCTCTGGTTTACTCCTCGGGAACGCCCGAAGAGGTTTCGGCCGTTCAACAAAAATACGGCAGGGAAAAAGCATCTGCAGCTCTTGATGCATTCTTCTCGGACTGTGCTCGCGGGCTGATTGAGGCCGGTTGCCGCCGCATGGTAGTTGCTGGGGGCGAAACTTCAGGGGCCGTTGCCAAGGCAGTTTGCACTCTGCTTGGAACAGAAGCCTTGCACATCGGCAAAGAGATTGATCCCGGCGTCCCGTTGCTGGTCGCAGAGGGGCGGTTCAGACTGGCTATGGCGTTGAAATCTGGGAATTTCGGTTCACGCGAGTTCTTCGACAAAGCCCTCAAAATGATGCAGGCGAACAATGCCTGA
- a CDS encoding AbrB family transcriptional regulator, translating to MFPVPEQLKRHTQLKIFAKLGLLVILSLGLAIILDLLGIPAGLLLGPMIIAIIFAVNGATLKISRHLFVFAQGIVGIMIANNLPVTVFGEIWQDWPVFLFGTMSTVIASSLLGWAMARTGLLPGTTAIWGSSPGGATLMTLMSESYGADMRLVAFMQYMRVLGCVVTASLVALYLGVPSSTHDIFELPGIADWFFAIPPIIIAFVVSAVGVRSRLPGGAILLPMAAGIAIKIFWPIALALPLPILALSYAIIGWSIGARFSVDTLRHAAKAFTRVLGSVILLIVICAGIGATLTLVTGIDLLTTLLATSPGGLDAIAIIAASTHVDVPFVLAMQTCRYLVVAFVAPVLARALSKQSSAVQR from the coding sequence ATGTTTCCTGTTCCTGAGCAGCTTAAAAGGCACACTCAATTGAAAATCTTTGCAAAATTGGGGCTTTTGGTCATCCTATCCTTGGGGTTGGCAATTATCCTTGATCTACTGGGTATACCAGCAGGGCTCCTGCTGGGGCCAATGATTATTGCAATCATATTTGCTGTGAATGGCGCCACCCTCAAAATCTCTCGGCATCTGTTTGTTTTCGCTCAGGGGATTGTCGGCATCATGATCGCCAACAATCTGCCTGTGACTGTATTTGGTGAGATCTGGCAAGACTGGCCAGTTTTTCTGTTTGGTACGATGTCGACTGTCATTGCCTCCAGCCTGCTGGGCTGGGCCATGGCTCGAACTGGACTGTTGCCAGGCACGACAGCGATTTGGGGGTCGTCACCTGGAGGCGCCACACTCATGACATTGATGAGTGAGTCCTACGGCGCAGACATGCGACTGGTTGCTTTCATGCAGTACATGCGGGTTTTGGGGTGCGTTGTGACGGCGTCTTTGGTTGCGCTGTATCTGGGAGTACCTTCATCTACACACGATATTTTTGAGCTTCCCGGCATCGCAGACTGGTTTTTCGCCATTCCGCCGATCATCATTGCGTTCGTTGTTTCAGCAGTAGGGGTGAGGTCAAGACTTCCCGGGGGTGCGATACTGCTGCCTATGGCTGCAGGCATCGCCATTAAGATTTTCTGGCCGATCGCTCTTGCCCTTCCATTGCCAATCCTCGCGTTGAGCTATGCTATTATCGGCTGGTCGATTGGTGCCCGTTTTTCTGTCGACACCTTGAGACATGCTGCCAAAGCGTTCACAAGAGTGCTGGGCTCTGTGATTTTGCTGATTGTGATATGCGCAGGCATCGGTGCTACACTTACGCTTGTGACAGGCATTGATCTTCTCACAACATTGCTGGCAACAAGCCCGGGCGGTTTGGACGCCATAGCGATCATTGCGGCATCCACTCACGTTGACGTGCCGTTCGTATTGGCAATGCAGACATGTCGGTATCTGGTCGTTGCCTTTGTCGCGCCCGTCTTGGCGCGCGCGTTGTCAAAACAAAGCAGCGCAGTGCAACGATGA